In a genomic window of Nodosilinea sp. E11:
- a CDS encoding phenylalanine--tRNA ligase subunit alpha codes for MLDLLRLTGKQRQFVELLQRQQRVDSLRSLCAEAGFDVNFIHGFLLSGALDGYVQRQEHTQQAWVLTAKGEALGKVLPGFPLADRLLQGVGDRATLQTELGSAFSLNYGALRREQAVDLADGDREGVVTVLKSSVLAAYQQRQAVFGAIAAGQALDGGAASSLEWLQQQGYVTSRVETDYSLTVLPALQALDLGDVVTTLTSELILSGQWRQVDLKPYDIQAEVPDVAYGRPTILTQCIQRIRDIFLNMGFDEMSGYLVESAFWNFDALFTPQDHPAREVQDTFYLANPQTLPLPDDAALVQQVKRVHEANYGGDWTEAEASRAILRAHTTTSTARRLHQIQGQAGKYFSIDRVFRNETVDRTHLAEFHQIEGVVVGELLSVRTLMGYLTYFYERLGFKDLKFKPTYNPYTEPSLEVFAYHPPSDRYIEVGNSGLFRQEMLEPLGCGDKSTVAWGLGLERIAMLLYDVEKLSDLIGPEIRL; via the coding sequence ATGCTTGATTTGCTCCGGCTCACCGGCAAACAGCGACAGTTTGTAGAACTGTTGCAACGTCAGCAGCGGGTGGACAGTCTGCGATCGCTCTGTGCCGAGGCCGGTTTTGATGTCAACTTTATCCATGGCTTTTTGCTGAGTGGGGCCTTAGATGGCTATGTGCAGCGGCAGGAGCACACCCAGCAAGCCTGGGTGCTAACGGCCAAGGGCGAAGCCTTGGGTAAGGTTTTGCCGGGGTTTCCCTTGGCCGATCGGTTATTGCAGGGCGTGGGCGATCGCGCCACTCTCCAAACCGAGTTAGGCAGCGCCTTTAGCCTCAACTATGGAGCCCTGCGCCGTGAGCAGGCGGTTGACTTGGCTGATGGCGACAGAGAGGGCGTCGTGACTGTGCTCAAGTCGTCAGTGTTGGCGGCCTACCAGCAGCGGCAGGCGGTGTTTGGGGCGATCGCCGCCGGTCAGGCCTTAGATGGAGGGGCTGCCTCCTCCCTAGAGTGGCTGCAACAGCAGGGCTATGTCACCAGCCGAGTCGAGACCGACTACAGCCTCACTGTGCTGCCTGCCCTGCAAGCCCTAGACCTAGGGGATGTGGTGACTACCCTGACCAGTGAGCTAATTTTGTCGGGGCAGTGGCGGCAGGTTGACCTCAAACCCTACGACATCCAGGCTGAGGTGCCCGATGTAGCCTACGGGCGGCCCACCATCCTCACCCAGTGCATTCAGCGCATTCGCGATATTTTTCTGAATATGGGCTTCGACGAAATGTCGGGCTATCTGGTGGAATCGGCCTTTTGGAACTTTGATGCCCTGTTTACCCCCCAAGACCATCCGGCCCGCGAGGTGCAAGATACCTTCTACTTAGCCAACCCCCAGACCTTACCCCTGCCAGACGATGCCGCCTTAGTACAGCAGGTCAAGCGGGTGCATGAAGCCAACTACGGCGGCGATTGGACTGAAGCCGAAGCTAGTCGCGCCATTCTGCGCGCCCACACCACTACTTCTACCGCCCGCCGCCTGCACCAGATCCAGGGTCAAGCTGGTAAATACTTCTCCATCGATCGCGTGTTTCGCAACGAGACAGTCGATCGCACCCACCTGGCCGAGTTTCACCAAATTGAAGGAGTGGTTGTGGGTGAACTGCTCAGTGTGCGTACGCTAATGGGCTACCTCACCTATTTCTACGAGCGATTGGGCTTCAAGGATTTGAAATTTAAGCCCACCTACAACCCCTACACCGAGCCGTCGCTCGAGGTGTTTGCCTACCATCCCCCCAGCGATCGCTACATTGAGGTGGGCAACTCGGGCCTGTTTCGTCAGGAAATGCTCGAACCCCTGGGCTGCGGCGACAAGTCTACCGTGGCCTGGGGGCTGGGCCTAGAGCGCATCGCCATGTTGCTCTACGACGTAGAGAAACTATCGGATTTAATTGGGCCAGAGAT